The sequence CCCATCGGTGTAATGCGCGACCAGATCGGGATATACGTTGGATCATCTAAGGTACGTTCCGTTAGCGTAGCGCCCGGCGCAATGGCATTAACAGTAATGCCAAGGGGTGAAAAATCGATAACCAGTTGCTTGGCCAGCATTTCCAGCCCTGCTTTGGTCATACTGTAGACGGGCAGGCCGGGGTGCGCCTGATGACCTACCACCGACGACATAAACAACATGCTTCCTCCTTTTCCCTGCTCACGCATCTGACGGGCAGCGGCCTGCGCCAGAAAAAAGCTCCCGCGTAAGTTTACGTTGACAATTTTCTGAAACGCATCGGGTGTTGTGGTGAAGATATCGCCAAAAATAGTGATGCCCGCATTGGCGATAGCGATGTCAACCGAACCGAATCTGGTAACGGCCGCATCGACCATCTGTTCAATAAACGAAACCTCGGAGACGTCGCCAGGGTATGCTTCACAACGATAGCCATCCTGTTGTATGGTATCAGCAGCTTTATGAGCCAGTGCTTCATCATAGTCGTTGAGTACAACATTGGCACCCTGCTTAGCAAGGGCGCGGGCAATAGCAAAGCCAATTCCCTGTCCCGCACCAGTAATGATAGCGGTTTGGTTAACAAAATCTGTCATTAAAAAGTCGTTTTCCCTGAAACCAGCTTTTTCTATTCGGCTTTGGGCTCCCAAAGTTCGATTTTATTGCCTTCCGGGTCCATGATCCAGCCAAATTTACCGTAATCATATTCTTCAATTTCACCGATAACCGTTACTCCTTCAGCTTTCAATACAGCAAGCAGCTCGGTCAAATTTTCAACCTGGAAGTTAACCATGAAATCCTTGCTGGACGGCGCAAAATACGTCGAGTCTTTAGCAAACGTTGACCATTGTGTATAGCCTTTTTGCTCAGCGTCGTCAGCATGTCTCCATTCAAATGTAGCCCCATACTGATCAGTCTGAAATCCCAGATGAGTACCGTACCAATTCCGTAGTTCATCGGGTTTTTCAGCTTTAAAAAATAGCCCTCCAATTCCAGTTACTCGTTTCATGTTCTTTATTGTTAGTGTGAATCACGCTTTACTTCACTTCCCGAACCGCCCCGCAGAAAATCGAAGTCGGCTCCTTCATGAGCCTGCGTAACGTGGCGAATATACAGATTTACATAGCCGCGATCATAACCCAGGTCAAGTGGTTTGAAATGAACGAGCCGGCCAGCCAGTTCCTCATCCGACACATGCAGATGAAGGCTCCGGTTTTCAACATCGAGCGTAATCAGATCACCATTCTGCACAAGTGCCAGATTACCCCCAACGGCTGCTTCGGGCGAAACGTGCAGAATAACCGTTCCGAAACCGGTACCACTCATCCGCCCATCAGAAATGCGAACCATATCATGAACACCCAGTGCCAGTATCTTGGCAGGGAGCTGCATGTTCCCTACCTCAGGCATACCCGGATACCCTTTCGGGCCAACATTCTTCAGAACCAGAACACAACTCGGATCAACATCCAGATCGGGATCGTCAATGCGCGCTTTGTAGTCATCGATATTTTCAAAAACTACTGCCCGACCCGTATGCTGCATCAGTGCAGGCGATGCCGCCGAGGGTTTTATGACTGCCCCGTTCAGGCAGAGATTACCCCGCAAAACCGCAACGCCCGACTCAGGCTTAAAAGGTTGCCCGACCGTTGCAATTACGGCGGGGTCATAACATTGCGCATCAGCGCAGTTTTCGCCAATCGTTCGACCGTTAACGGTTAGGGCGTCGTTATTGAGGTAGTCACGAAGCTCGCGGATAACAGCCGGCAGTCCTCCGGCATAGAACAGATCTTCCACGAAATGTTCGCCAGAGGGTTGAAGATTGGTCAACAGGGGGATTTTGGCCGAAAGCGTATCGAAATCATCGAGCGACAAATCGACACCCACCCGCCCGGCAATGGCCGTCAGGTGAAGGATAAAATTGGTTGAGCCACCCAACGCGGCATTGATCATAATGGCATTTTCAAATGCCTGTCGGGTCAGAATCTTCGATGGGGTTATGCCTTCACGCGCGAGTTCAACGGCCCGCATACCGGTCAGATGAGCGAGTACTTTCCGACGCGAATCGGCTGCCGGAATGGTTGCATTGTCGGGCAGTGCTAACCCCAGCGATTCGACCATGGCCGCCATTGTGGAGGCTGTTCCCATTACGGCACAGTGCCCCTGCGACCGGGCCATACTGGCTTCAGCAGCCACAAACTCAGCCTGGCTCATCTCGCCCATTTTAAAGGCTTCGGCAAACCGCCAGAGATCACTCGTTCCAATCTTTCGGCCCTGGAAACGCCCTGCCAACATCGGTCCGCCCGATACGACAAGCGTAGGAATGTCGACGCTACAGGCTCCCATCACAAGCGAGGGCGTGGTTTTATCGCAACCACACATCAGAATGACCGCATCGATCGAGTTGCCACGAATACTTTCTTCCACATCCATACTGGCGAGATTGCGGAACAACATGGCTGTCGGCTTGATCTGGCATTCGCCCAGCGACATCACAGGAAATTCCAGCGGGAAACCGCCCGCTTCCCAAACCCCTCGTTTGATGGCTTCGGCCAACTCGCGAAAATGGGCGTTGCAGGGCGTTAGTTCCGACCAGGTATTGCAAATACCAATAACGGGTTTTCCCTCAAACTCATGGTGTGGGAAACCCTGGTTTTTCATCCAGGCACGATAAATAAAGCCGTCTTTTCCGGTGCGGCCAAACCAATCTCGGGAACGTAGGGGCATTGTCAATGATCAGTATGTAGTGATCAATAAAGTCGTCTTATTGTCGATTATACTTTTGGCAGATGTACCGTGCGGCATTTGCCAAAATAGCCTCGAATTTTCGCGTTGGCTTTCGCTTAATGCACGTTTTTCGCCCACAAAGCTAACCAGATCGCCAGCGAAACTATAGTTTTTTTACTCGTCAGACTAATTTTTCATTCTCCATATCTCTGGCTCACTTGTGCCTTCAGTTCAACTGGCTTCAACCTATCTGCTTCAATACATTTATTGCTTTCACCACATTTTTCATGTGTTATTTTAAGGTCGTGATTTTCAGTCGGTTTACCGGGAAACTTGGCAACTCGTAGTCCGTAACCCAATTAGTTTTAATCTAAAATATTGACAATCAACAAACTAATACTTTATCTACTGGCGTTATAGACTCAGTACCATCGAAATTATGTTTTGTTAAAGCGAGTTGGATTTTCTTTATTGATGGCCGTAATTCGTCCGGCTGTCACGGTTGCTGCGAAGTTTACCGCCCCTACAGTCCCCAATCTCAACGCATCTACGATTAGTACGGCAAAGCAGCCAGACGCAGCCCGGTCTGACGCAACCCGATCTGGACTGATGCCATCAGACGCAACGCGATCTGACATGACCCGTGCTAGTGCCAAAGCAGCCTTGCTGACAGTGGCACTTAACGCCCCTGAGCTTCCTTTGCTCGATGTCGATTTCTGCGGAGAGTGCCTGCCACTCGACAAGATCGATGTTGTTGACCGCTGGAAACACGTATTTACGCTGTTTCGTAGTCACGCCAGCGATCTGGGCAACCTCCGTGAACGGGCTGATGCATTTTTCCCGATCATCGATCCGATTCTGGAGAAATATGACATTCCAGATGATTTCCGCTACGTTCCCCTTGCCGAAAGTGCGTTACGTCCAAAAGCGGTTTCACGAGCAGGTGCAGCAGGTTACTGGCAATTAATGCCTGGCACTGCCCGTTCGTTGGGGTTACGGGTTGGGGGACGAATTGATGAGCGTTTCAATGTGCTTAAAGCAACAGATGCCGCCTGTCGATACCTGCGAAAATTATATGATCAGTTGGGTTCATGGTCGTTGGTAGCCGCAGCGTACAACGCCGGACCGGGCCTGATGAAAAATCAACTAAAACGCCACGAACACCGCGATTACTACCAGATGAGCCTTCCACGCGAAACCAAATATTACCTCTACCGCGTGTTGCTCTACAAAGAAGTAATGTCTCGTCCGAATGATTATTCGTCCTTTTTGTCGCCTGTTCCACAAACAGCCTATCGATTTCAGCCTCTGACGTCAGCCATACAAATAGGTTGAAAATACGATTCATACAAGCAGAACGGTCGTAGAATCAGATTCTACGACCGTTCTGCTTGTTAATAAAGTCTGCTGATGGTAGACTTTATTTTTTTTATTCACATTATTCAGTCTTCCCCATTAACAGATTAGAAAGGAATAGATTTTACCAGCAAATTAGATCAGGCCTTTCTCCAGGATAGCCTACATGGGTATTCGCGTTAGAAAATCGACTTATTAAGTTTACTTAGTTAACTTTTTTAGCACACCACACAAAAGCGTTTAACCGAATCCACAGATTATGGCCGCATTTTTTCGTAGTTCAGTCAATAAGGTCGCCGTGCAGCCATCATTCAGCCAGTTTCAACAGGACGAACAGGCATTTTATGAAGCACTCCGGGCCAACGATCAACAAGCCTGGGACTATCTTATGATTCAGGTGCACAATCAGTTTGTTGTTCCGCAATCCCGCCAGAATTATGACTATGATACGTTAATTTCAGCCTATACCGAAGGGCTGGCTGTTGTTAAAGACAATATTTTGAGTGGTCGCTTTACGCACGAAAAGGCCAAAGTCACAACCTATGCGCATAGCGTTTGCCGGTTTACACTGCTTAATCTGTATGACAAAGACAAACGTCGGCAGGAAGTATCGCCGTTTCAGGAGCAATCGGCGGATGAGTCAGAAGAAAGTTCGTCGGCAGTTCGTGACGAAGCGGTCGACTGGCTCCTTCAGACAGATATTGAAGATCATAGCTGGGCACTGGAGCCACTCAAACTCGCCATGTCGGGCCTGAAAGATCGCTGTCAGACCATTTTGCGCCTGTTTTATATTGACGAAGTTCCCGACCGCGAAGCCGCCATTCAACTCAATATCAACGAAGCTAATCTACGCCAGCAACGTCGCAATTGCGTCATGGGGCTTCGACAGTCCTTTAACCAACTAAAAAACTCGTATTTATAATGTCAATTTCTCAATCTGATTTCGAACGGGCTGAAGATTATATCGCAGGTCGGCTATCGGCTGGTGAGAAGGCACAGTTCGAACGTGAGCTATCCAGCAACGGCGAATTATCCAGAGAAGTTTCCAGTTTGAAAGCGATGCAGAGTGGCCTTCTTCGTATGAACTATCGTGACGAAATAGCGGCCCGCCATGCTGAATTAATACTACGGGGAGACATCAAACCTACTCATACCGAACTGGGCAAGGTGGTGCCTTTTGGCTCCACACGTCCACTGTGGCACTATCTGGCCATTGCAGCCAGCGTCCTGTTGATACTCGGATTTGGCTGGTTTTTCATTCAGGATCGATTCCTTGGTCCATCACCCGCCGACATGGCAGCACGGTATATGGAGCCAGACTTGCGCCTTGACCCGACCACCCGCGATGGTGAGCCTTTACTCACGGCACCCGGTCCAGATCAGGTAAGTCGTTTACAGGCTATCGCCCGCGATACGTTGTCTATCAGAGTCGGATTTACCTTATTGCAGAAAAACGAAGCTGCTCAGGCCATCGCGTTATTGAAACCAGCCCGCAACTGTCCGCTACCCGACTGGCAGGCCAATGCCCGTTATTTATTGGCACTGGGCTATCTGCAAACGGGTCAGGTAAATCTGGCAAAAGCAGAGCTCGGCACAGTCCGTAAAACAACCTATTTTGGCAAACAGGCTGAGCAGTTACTCCATGAACTATCAGCGAG comes from Spirosoma aureum and encodes:
- a CDS encoding RNA polymerase sigma factor, translating into MAAFFRSSVNKVAVQPSFSQFQQDEQAFYEALRANDQQAWDYLMIQVHNQFVVPQSRQNYDYDTLISAYTEGLAVVKDNILSGRFTHEKAKVTTYAHSVCRFTLLNLYDKDKRRQEVSPFQEQSADESEESSSAVRDEAVDWLLQTDIEDHSWALEPLKLAMSGLKDRCQTILRLFYIDEVPDREAAIQLNINEANLRQQRRNCVMGLRQSFNQLKNSYL
- a CDS encoding VOC family protein; translation: MKRVTGIGGLFFKAEKPDELRNWYGTHLGFQTDQYGATFEWRHADDAEQKGYTQWSTFAKDSTYFAPSSKDFMVNFQVENLTELLAVLKAEGVTVIGEIEEYDYGKFGWIMDPEGNKIELWEPKAE
- a CDS encoding IlvD/Edd family dehydratase — protein: MPLRSRDWFGRTGKDGFIYRAWMKNQGFPHHEFEGKPVIGICNTWSELTPCNAHFRELAEAIKRGVWEAGGFPLEFPVMSLGECQIKPTAMLFRNLASMDVEESIRGNSIDAVILMCGCDKTTPSLVMGACSVDIPTLVVSGGPMLAGRFQGRKIGTSDLWRFAEAFKMGEMSQAEFVAAEASMARSQGHCAVMGTASTMAAMVESLGLALPDNATIPAADSRRKVLAHLTGMRAVELAREGITPSKILTRQAFENAIMINAALGGSTNFILHLTAIAGRVGVDLSLDDFDTLSAKIPLLTNLQPSGEHFVEDLFYAGGLPAVIRELRDYLNNDALTVNGRTIGENCADAQCYDPAVIATVGQPFKPESGVAVLRGNLCLNGAVIKPSAASPALMQHTGRAVVFENIDDYKARIDDPDLDVDPSCVLVLKNVGPKGYPGMPEVGNMQLPAKILALGVHDMVRISDGRMSGTGFGTVILHVSPEAAVGGNLALVQNGDLITLDVENRSLHLHVSDEELAGRLVHFKPLDLGYDRGYVNLYIRHVTQAHEGADFDFLRGGSGSEVKRDSH
- a CDS encoding SDR family NAD(P)-dependent oxidoreductase encodes the protein MTDFVNQTAIITGAGQGIGFAIARALAKQGANVVLNDYDEALAHKAADTIQQDGYRCEAYPGDVSEVSFIEQMVDAAVTRFGSVDIAIANAGITIFGDIFTTTPDAFQKIVNVNLRGSFFLAQAAARQMREQGKGGSMLFMSSVVGHQAHPGLPVYSMTKAGLEMLAKQLVIDFSPLGITVNAIAPGATLTERTLDDPTYIPIWSRITPMGRPATVEDIANAALFLVSPSSRHITGQSLVVDGGWTSVSPPPVE
- a CDS encoding lytic transglycosylase domain-containing protein, which translates into the protein MTRASAKAALLTVALNAPELPLLDVDFCGECLPLDKIDVVDRWKHVFTLFRSHASDLGNLRERADAFFPIIDPILEKYDIPDDFRYVPLAESALRPKAVSRAGAAGYWQLMPGTARSLGLRVGGRIDERFNVLKATDAACRYLRKLYDQLGSWSLVAAAYNAGPGLMKNQLKRHEHRDYYQMSLPRETKYYLYRVLLYKEVMSRPNDYSSFLSPVPQTAYRFQPLTSAIQIG